The Crocosphaera subtropica ATCC 51142 genome includes a window with the following:
- a CDS encoding argininosuccinate synthase, with protein sequence MGRAKKVVLAYSGGVDTSVCIPYLKHEWGVDEVITLAADLGQGDELGPIQAKALKSGAVESLVEDATAEFVTDYAFKAIKANALYESRYPLSTALARPLIAKLLVEAAEKYGADAVAHGCTAKGNDQVRFDLGILALNPTLKVLAPAREWKMSREQTIAYGEKFGLDFPVKKSSPFSIDRNLLGRSIEAGPLEDPMTEPPEEIYLMTKAIADTPDTPEYVEIGFEKGLPVSLNGQTLDPVTLISQLNDVVGKHGVGRIDMIENRVVGIKSREIYEAPALLVLIDAHRDLESLTLTSDVTHYKKGVEETYSHLIYRGLWYSPLKESLDAFIDHTQERVNGTVRIKLFKGNANIVGRQSDYSIYSPNLATYGEDDHFDHKAAEGFIYIWGLPTRVWAEKTKG encoded by the coding sequence ATGGGTCGTGCTAAAAAAGTTGTGCTTGCTTATTCTGGTGGGGTAGATACCTCCGTTTGTATTCCCTATCTCAAGCATGAGTGGGGAGTAGACGAGGTGATCACCTTAGCTGCGGACTTGGGACAAGGGGATGAACTAGGTCCCATTCAAGCCAAAGCCTTAAAATCTGGGGCTGTGGAGTCCCTGGTAGAAGATGCTACAGCAGAGTTTGTCACCGACTATGCTTTTAAAGCTATCAAAGCTAATGCCCTCTATGAGAGTCGTTATCCTCTCTCTACAGCGTTAGCCCGTCCTCTCATTGCTAAACTATTAGTAGAAGCTGCCGAAAAATATGGGGCCGATGCCGTTGCTCATGGTTGCACTGCCAAAGGGAATGATCAAGTCCGTTTTGACTTAGGAATCTTAGCCTTAAATCCTACCCTAAAAGTGTTAGCCCCGGCCAGGGAATGGAAGATGAGTCGGGAACAAACCATTGCCTACGGTGAGAAATTTGGGTTAGACTTCCCTGTGAAGAAGTCTTCTCCCTTCAGTATCGATCGCAACCTTCTAGGGCGCAGTATCGAAGCTGGTCCCTTAGAAGATCCTATGACCGAACCCCCGGAAGAAATCTATTTGATGACCAAGGCGATCGCGGATACTCCAGACACCCCCGAATATGTGGAGATCGGTTTTGAGAAGGGTCTTCCTGTCAGTCTCAATGGTCAAACCTTAGATCCCGTTACCCTCATTAGCCAACTCAATGATGTCGTGGGTAAACACGGTGTCGGCCGTATTGATATGATAGAAAACAGGGTAGTTGGGATTAAATCAAGGGAAATCTATGAAGCCCCTGCTTTATTAGTTCTCATCGATGCCCACCGAGACTTAGAAAGCTTAACCCTGACTTCTGATGTCACCCACTACAAGAAAGGGGTCGAAGAAACCTACAGTCATTTGATTTATCGAGGGTTATGGTATTCTCCTTTGAAAGAGTCCCTAGATGCTTTCATCGATCACACTCAAGAACGAGTCAACGGAACTGTTCGCATCAAACTGTTTAAAGGGAATGCCAACATTGTCGGTCGTCAGTCTGATTATTCCATTTATAGCCCCAATTTAGCAACCTATGGGGAAGATGATCACTTCGATCATAAAGCAGCAGAAGGCTTTATCTATATTTGGGGGCTGCCTACCAGGGTTTGGGCAGAAAAAACCAAAGGTTAA
- a CDS encoding MAE_28990/MAE_18760 family HEPN-like nuclease, translated as MSLQKEIDDKRKEIRTDSYSMSIILGIDFSVYSTKSKLIDEKLLKSRNEIAHGNYLLIDRDGYIELHEIVIEMINTFRNQIENAAINENFKRNNS; from the coding sequence ATGTCTCTACAAAAAGAAATTGACGATAAAAGAAAAGAAATTCGCACAGATAGTTATTCTATGTCTATTATTTTGGGAATAGACTTTTCTGTTTATTCTACGAAGTCCAAATTAATTGATGAGAAACTATTAAAATCAAGAAATGAAATCGCACATGGTAACTATTTATTGATAGATAGAGATGGATATATAGAATTACACGAAATAGTAATCGAAATGATTAATACTTTTCGTAATCAAATCGAAAATGCTGCTATTAATGAGAATTTTA